A section of the Labilithrix sp. genome encodes:
- a CDS encoding winged helix-turn-helix domain-containing protein — MRRYPKPEAGHPWSLLTPHAHVLLCIAKDPDSRIWEIAESVGISERGAHQIVADLVAAGYVRRARIGRRNRYAIEEKSPLEHGPVHHRKIASIVALLGPEPPRAEKKAPPSRKRLSAAAKPKRRLAMAS; from the coding sequence ATGCGACGTTACCCCAAGCCTGAAGCGGGCCATCCGTGGTCGCTGCTCACCCCTCACGCTCACGTCCTTCTCTGCATCGCGAAGGATCCGGACTCACGCATCTGGGAGATCGCGGAGTCGGTCGGCATCAGCGAGCGCGGCGCGCACCAGATCGTCGCGGACCTCGTCGCCGCGGGATACGTGCGTCGTGCACGCATCGGCCGCCGCAACCGCTACGCGATCGAAGAGAAGTCGCCGCTCGAGCACGGCCCGGTGCACCACCGGAAGATCGCGAGCATCGTCGCGCTCCTCGGCCCGGAGCCGCCGCGCGCGGAGAAGAAGGCCCCGCCCTCGCGCAAGCGCCTCAGCGCCGCGGCGAAACCGAAACGCCGCCTCGCGATGGCGTCCTGA
- a CDS encoding thioredoxin family protein, producing MALALSEPCPEFALPGTDDRTHDLGSFGAHDLLVVAVSCNHCPYVVAYEERMIALAKEYGAKNVGWLAVNANDATRYPDDGMQPMKIRARERGFPFPYVRDDSQAFVRALGARFTPEMFVFDRERKLRYHGRIDDNHRDPSQVTSQDLRNALDALLAGNDPPAPETTAFGCSVKWK from the coding sequence ATGGCCCTCGCGCTCTCCGAACCCTGTCCCGAGTTCGCCCTTCCGGGCACCGACGATCGAACGCACGACCTCGGATCGTTCGGCGCGCACGACCTCCTCGTCGTCGCCGTGTCGTGCAACCACTGCCCGTACGTCGTCGCGTACGAGGAGCGGATGATCGCGCTCGCGAAGGAGTACGGCGCGAAGAACGTCGGCTGGCTCGCGGTGAACGCCAACGACGCCACGCGCTACCCGGACGACGGCATGCAGCCGATGAAGATCCGCGCGCGCGAGCGCGGCTTCCCGTTCCCCTACGTCCGCGACGACTCGCAGGCGTTCGTCCGCGCCCTCGGCGCCCGCTTCACGCCCGAGATGTTCGTCTTCGATCGCGAGCGCAAGCTCCGCTACCACGGCCGCATCGACGACAACCACCGCGACCCGAGCCAGGTCACGAGCCAGGACCTCCGGAACGCCCTCGACGCCCTCCTCGCCGGCAACGATCCCCCCGCCCCCGAGACCACCGCCTTCGGCTGCTCCGTGAAGTGGAAGTGA
- the deoC gene encoding deoxyribose-phosphate aldolase, which produces MFRAGGQAKGGRFALFEPPPVDAVAVEERAAQLAKRSIKKAAKVAGLKLAVSMIDLTTLEGKDTAGKVKQMCQKALRPLDSDGTVGPVAAVCVYPNFVAVAKEALAGSPVKVASVATAFPSGQSPLPIKLEDVRRAVDFGADEIDMVIDRGAMLVGDYGKVFDEIAATKEACGAARLKVILETGELGSYDVVRKASELGIAAGGDFIKTSTGKVQPAATMPVTLIMLETIRDHFYATGRKVGMKPAGGVRTAKNALQYLVMVKETLGDAWLNNELFRFGASALLNDLLMQLEKERTGNYQAGDDFSKD; this is translated from the coding sequence ATGTTCCGCGCGGGCGGGCAGGCGAAGGGCGGGCGCTTCGCGCTGTTCGAGCCGCCGCCGGTCGACGCGGTCGCGGTCGAGGAGCGCGCGGCGCAGCTCGCGAAGCGATCGATCAAGAAAGCGGCGAAGGTCGCCGGCCTCAAGCTCGCGGTCTCGATGATCGACCTCACCACGCTCGAGGGCAAAGACACCGCGGGCAAGGTGAAGCAGATGTGCCAGAAGGCGCTCCGCCCGCTCGACAGCGACGGGACGGTCGGGCCCGTCGCGGCCGTCTGCGTGTATCCGAACTTCGTCGCCGTCGCGAAGGAAGCGCTCGCGGGCTCGCCGGTGAAGGTCGCGAGCGTCGCGACCGCGTTCCCGAGCGGACAGTCGCCGCTGCCGATCAAGCTCGAGGACGTGCGGCGCGCGGTGGACTTCGGCGCCGACGAGATCGACATGGTCATCGATCGCGGCGCGATGCTCGTCGGCGACTACGGGAAGGTCTTCGACGAGATCGCGGCGACGAAGGAGGCGTGCGGCGCCGCGCGCCTGAAGGTGATCCTCGAGACCGGCGAGCTCGGCTCGTACGACGTCGTCCGCAAGGCGAGCGAGCTCGGCATCGCGGCGGGCGGCGACTTCATCAAGACGTCCACCGGCAAGGTGCAGCCCGCGGCGACGATGCCGGTGACGCTCATCATGCTCGAGACGATCCGCGACCACTTCTACGCGACCGGTCGCAAGGTCGGCATGAAGCCGGCCGGCGGCGTGCGCACGGCGAAGAACGCGCTCCAGTACCTCGTCATGGTGAAGGAGACGCTCGGCGACGCGTGGCTGAACAACGAGCTCTTTCGGTTCGGCGCGAGCGCGCTCCTCAACGACCTGTTGATGCAGCTCGAGAAGGAGCGCACGGGCAACTACCAGGCGGGCGACGACTTCTCGAAGGATTGA
- a CDS encoding aldehyde dehydrogenase family protein — MSQSLTTKGSSSEIEKKSEHALDFGKAWDYAPAPEANDHVKIDPKYGLFIGGRWVSPRSGKYFPTISPSTEQVLAEVAEANAADVDDAVKAAREAYDKYWSKMRPADRAKYVFRIGRAIQEKARELAIVESMDGGKPIKESRDFDVPMASAHFFYHGGWADKLDYAFQGRKTRPLGVAGQIIPWNFPLLMAAWKLAPALACGNTVVLKPAETTPLTALLLAQIIEEAELPPGVVNIVTGAGETGAAIVNHPDVNKIAFTGSTDVGKRIQRAIAGSTKRLTLELGGKAANIVFGDAPLDQAVDGIVNGIYFNQGHVCCAGSRLLVEESVHDVIVRKLRDRMQSLRIGDPLDKNTDVGAINSKMQLERIKELVASGEEEGAERFSVSQKLPEKGFWFAPTFFTNASQSCRIAREEIFGPVLTVMTFRTPDEAVEKANNTMYGLSAGIWTDKGAKIFKLATQLKAGVIWGNTFNKFDPSSPFGGYKESGFGREGGRQGLAAYLEVE; from the coding sequence ATGTCGCAATCGTTGACGACGAAGGGATCGAGCTCGGAGATCGAGAAGAAGAGCGAGCACGCGCTCGACTTCGGCAAGGCGTGGGACTACGCGCCCGCGCCGGAGGCGAACGATCACGTCAAGATCGACCCGAAGTACGGCCTCTTCATCGGCGGCCGCTGGGTGTCGCCGCGGAGCGGGAAGTACTTCCCGACGATCAGCCCCAGCACCGAGCAGGTGCTCGCCGAGGTCGCGGAGGCGAACGCGGCCGACGTCGACGACGCGGTGAAGGCCGCGCGCGAGGCCTACGACAAGTACTGGTCGAAGATGCGCCCCGCCGATCGCGCGAAGTACGTCTTCCGCATCGGCCGCGCGATCCAGGAGAAGGCCCGCGAGCTCGCGATCGTCGAGTCGATGGACGGCGGCAAGCCGATCAAGGAGTCGCGCGACTTCGACGTCCCGATGGCGTCGGCGCACTTCTTCTATCACGGCGGCTGGGCCGACAAGCTCGACTACGCCTTCCAGGGCCGCAAGACGCGTCCGCTCGGCGTCGCGGGGCAGATCATCCCGTGGAACTTCCCGCTCCTCATGGCGGCGTGGAAGCTCGCGCCCGCGCTCGCGTGCGGCAACACCGTCGTCCTCAAGCCGGCCGAGACGACGCCGCTCACCGCGCTCCTCCTCGCGCAGATCATCGAAGAGGCGGAGCTCCCGCCCGGCGTCGTCAACATCGTCACCGGCGCGGGCGAGACCGGCGCCGCGATCGTCAACCACCCCGACGTGAACAAGATCGCGTTCACCGGATCGACCGACGTCGGCAAGCGCATCCAGCGCGCGATCGCGGGCTCGACGAAGCGCCTCACGCTCGAGCTCGGCGGCAAGGCGGCGAACATCGTGTTCGGAGACGCGCCGCTCGATCAGGCGGTCGACGGCATCGTCAACGGCATCTACTTCAACCAGGGCCACGTCTGCTGCGCCGGCTCGCGCCTCCTCGTCGAGGAGAGCGTGCACGACGTCATCGTGCGGAAGCTCCGCGATCGCATGCAGAGTCTCCGCATCGGCGATCCGCTCGACAAGAACACCGACGTCGGCGCGATCAACTCGAAGATGCAGCTCGAGCGGATCAAGGAGCTCGTCGCCTCGGGCGAAGAAGAGGGCGCCGAGCGCTTCAGCGTGAGCCAGAAGCTCCCGGAGAAGGGCTTCTGGTTCGCGCCCACGTTCTTCACGAACGCGAGCCAGTCGTGCCGCATCGCGCGGGAGGAGATCTTCGGTCCCGTCCTCACGGTGATGACGTTCCGCACGCCGGACGAGGCGGTCGAGAAGGCGAACAACACGATGTATGGGCTCTCGGCCGGCATCTGGACCGACAAGGGCGCGAAGATCTTCAAGCTCGCGACGCAGCTCAAGGCGGGCGTCATCTGGGGCAACACGTTCAACAAGTTCGATCCGAGCTCTCCGTTCGGCGGCTACAAGGAGAGCGGCTTCGGTCGCGAAGGCGGGCGCCAGGGCCTCGCCGCGTACCTGGAGGTGGAGTGA
- a CDS encoding aldehyde dehydrogenase family protein — protein sequence MYVGGQFVRSESGRYFQVAGKGPEDEGVVDVDTDPETVNIPRGSRKDVRDAVTAAKNALGGWNARSAFNRGQILYRLAEVMESRRAELTQSLVRGGAPEVAATSEVDAAIDRAIFYAGFADKYFALLASYNPVAGPHFNFSVPESMGVIGVVAPERPALLGLVSTVLPVITGGNTVVTLASAADPRTAIVWSECLATSDLPGGVVNVLTGHAKELSPHLAKHREVIGVDAWIVDADLRKTVEAEGADNVKRVKTHVPLDPETWLDDRRGQGLTWIERFLETKTVWHPVGVGGGSSAGY from the coding sequence ATGTACGTCGGCGGCCAGTTCGTCCGCTCCGAGTCGGGCCGCTACTTCCAGGTCGCCGGCAAAGGCCCGGAGGACGAGGGCGTCGTCGACGTCGACACCGATCCCGAGACGGTCAACATCCCTCGCGGCTCGCGGAAGGACGTGCGTGACGCCGTCACCGCCGCGAAGAACGCGCTCGGCGGCTGGAACGCGCGCTCGGCGTTCAACCGCGGTCAGATCCTCTACCGCCTCGCGGAGGTGATGGAGTCGCGGCGCGCCGAGCTCACGCAGTCGCTCGTGCGCGGCGGGGCGCCCGAGGTCGCCGCCACCTCCGAGGTCGACGCCGCGATCGATCGCGCGATCTTCTACGCCGGCTTCGCCGACAAGTACTTCGCGCTCCTCGCGTCGTACAACCCGGTCGCGGGCCCGCACTTCAACTTCAGCGTCCCCGAGTCGATGGGCGTGATCGGCGTCGTCGCGCCGGAGCGACCCGCGCTCCTCGGCCTCGTCTCGACCGTGCTCCCCGTCATCACCGGCGGCAACACCGTGGTCACGCTCGCGAGCGCGGCGGACCCGCGCACCGCGATCGTCTGGAGCGAGTGCCTCGCGACGAGCGATCTCCCCGGCGGCGTCGTGAACGTCCTCACCGGCCACGCGAAGGAGCTCTCGCCGCACCTCGCGAAGCACCGCGAGGTCATCGGCGTCGACGCGTGGATCGTCGACGCCGACCTCAGGAAGACGGTCGAGGCCGAGGGCGCCGACAACGTGAAGCGCGTGAAGACGCACGTCCCGCTCGATCCCGAGACCTGGCTCGACGATCGCCGCGGCCAGGGCCTCACCTGGATCGAGCGCTTCCTCGAGACGAAGACGGTCTGGCACCCCGTCGGCGTCGGCGGCGGCTCGAGCGCGGGGTACTGA
- a CDS encoding glutathione peroxidase: MTTAHDFSAKTITGQDKKLADYKGNVLLVVNVASECGLTPQYTGLEKLQQKYGPKGLKVLGFPANEFGAQEPGTNEQIAQFCKTQYDVSFDMFGKVKVKGEGIDPLFAWLTKETGGDIQWNFGKFLVGKDGAILARFEPKVEPEDPAITSAIEKALG; this comes from the coding sequence ATGACGACCGCGCATGACTTCTCCGCGAAGACGATCACGGGCCAGGACAAGAAGCTGGCCGACTACAAGGGCAACGTCCTCCTCGTCGTGAACGTGGCCTCCGAGTGCGGGCTGACCCCGCAGTACACCGGCCTCGAGAAGCTGCAGCAGAAGTACGGACCGAAGGGGCTCAAGGTCCTCGGCTTCCCCGCGAACGAGTTCGGCGCGCAGGAGCCGGGCACGAACGAGCAGATCGCTCAGTTCTGCAAGACGCAGTACGACGTCTCGTTCGACATGTTCGGCAAGGTGAAGGTGAAGGGTGAGGGGATCGATCCGCTCTTCGCGTGGCTGACGAAGGAGACCGGCGGCGACATCCAGTGGAACTTCGGCAAGTTCCTCGTCGGCAAGGACGGCGCGATCCTCGCGCGCTTCGAGCCGAAGGTGGAGCCGGAGGACCCGGCGATCACGTCGGCGATCGAGAAGGCCCTCGGCTGA
- a CDS encoding 1-(5-phosphoribosyl)-5-[(5-phosphoribosylamino)methylideneamino] imidazole-4-carboxamide isomerase: MHLFPAIDLLGGKAVRLKQGRYEDPTVYSDDPPAVARRFRAHTDRLHVVDLEGAKAGAPVQRETIRAVSAAHGGLLQIGGGVRTREALEGYLALGASRVVLGTAAVKDPALVRALATAHPGVIVIAVDAKDGFVATEGWTEVSSMSAVDVVLALDGAPIAAVLYTDVARDGMNAGPNVAATAALAARSPFPVIASGGVATLEQIRALTAIANVESAIVGRALYDGSLAIEDALAVSRGPSRSPT, translated from the coding sequence ATGCATCTCTTCCCCGCGATCGATCTGCTCGGCGGCAAGGCCGTCCGCCTCAAGCAAGGGCGCTACGAGGACCCCACCGTCTACTCCGACGATCCGCCGGCGGTGGCGCGGCGCTTCCGCGCGCACACCGATCGGCTCCACGTCGTCGATCTCGAAGGCGCGAAGGCGGGCGCGCCGGTGCAGCGCGAGACGATCCGCGCGGTCTCCGCCGCGCACGGCGGCCTCCTGCAGATCGGCGGCGGCGTCCGCACGCGCGAGGCGCTCGAGGGGTACCTCGCGCTCGGGGCGTCGCGCGTCGTGCTCGGCACCGCGGCGGTGAAAGATCCCGCGCTCGTGCGCGCGCTCGCGACCGCGCACCCGGGCGTCATCGTGATCGCGGTCGACGCGAAGGACGGCTTCGTCGCGACCGAGGGCTGGACCGAGGTCTCGAGCATGAGCGCGGTCGACGTGGTCCTCGCCCTCGACGGCGCGCCGATCGCGGCCGTGCTCTACACCGACGTCGCGCGCGACGGCATGAACGCGGGCCCCAACGTCGCCGCGACCGCCGCGCTCGCGGCGCGCTCCCCCTTCCCCGTCATCGCGTCGGGCGGCGTCGCGACGCTCGAGCAGATCCGCGCGCTCACCGCGATCGCCAACGTCGAGTCGGCGATCGTGGGGCGCGCGCTCTACGACGGCTCGCTCGCGATCGAGGACGCGCTCGCCGTCAGCCGAGGGCCTTCTCGATCGCCGACGTGA